In Schistocerca piceifrons isolate TAMUIC-IGC-003096 chromosome 9, iqSchPice1.1, whole genome shotgun sequence, the following proteins share a genomic window:
- the LOC124716687 gene encoding keratin, type II cytoskeletal 5-like produces the protein MRTVLVCLLAVVALVAAETQQPTADSAAQSSTTKEKRGILGLGGYGGYGLGSYGGGIGYGGGLGGLGGGLGGFGGGLGGGLGGGIGGGAVAVTTVNQAVPVPVPVPQPVTVTRPVPVPVPQPYPVSVPRPVPVPHPVPVPVSVPRPYPVAVPRPVPVKVPHPVPVSVPQPVPVTVPQPVPVPVPQPVPVSVPQPVAVPVATPVVAVGSGLGGGYGGGLGGGYGGGLGGGYGGGLSLGGGYGGGLYGGRYGGSIGYGGGYGYGGSYGGSYGGSYGGLSSGYGYGHGIH, from the exons GTGTGCCTGCTGGCGGTGGTGGCGCTGGTGGCAGCGGAGACCCAGCAACCTACCGCTGACAGTGCCGCGCAGTCGTCGACGACCAAAGAGAAGCGCGGCATCCTGGGACTGGGTGGCTACGGGGGCTACGGCCTCGGCAGCTACGGAG GCGGTATCGGCTACGGAGGCGGTCTCGGTGGCCTGGGAGGCGGTCTCGGAGGCTTTGGAGGAGGCCTGGGAGGAGGTCTGGGAGGAGGCATCGGCGGCGGTGCCGTCGCGGTGACCACCGTCAACCAGGCGGTCCCCGTGCCCGTCCCTGTGCCCCAGCCGGTCACCGTCACGCGTCCGGTGCCCGTGCCCGTGCCCCAGCCGTACCCCGTCTCGGTGCCCCGACCCGTCCCGGTGCCCCACCCCGTGCCCGTCCCGGTATCCGTGCCCCGCCCCTACCCGGTAGCCGTCCCGCGTCCCGTGCCCGTCAAGGTCCCCCACCCCGTGCCCGTCTCGGTGCCCCAGCCCGTGCCCGTGACTGTGCCCCAGCCCGTCCCCGTGCCCGTCCCCCAGCCCGTCCCGGTCAGTGTGCCTCAGCCCGTTGCCGTCCCAGTCGCCACCCCTGTCGTCGCTGTAGGTAGCGGCCTGGGAGGAGGATACGGTGGCGGCCTCGGAGGAGGCTACGGCGGCGGACTGGGAGGCGGTTACGGTGGCGGCCTGTCCCTCGGCGGAGGATACGGAGGCGGTCTCTACGGCGGGAGGTATGGGGGCTCCATCGGATACGGCGGAGGCTACGGGTACGGCGGCAGCTACGGCGGCAGCTACGGTGGCAGCTACGGTGGTCTCAGTTCTGGATACGGATACGGCCACGGCATCCACTAG